gttgagaaggtcaaagaagaAGGTTTAGTTGTGGAACCTCGCTggttcatttcaaggtggatgtggacctgttgagaaggtcaaagaagaAGGTCTAGTTGTGGAACCTCGCTggttcatttcaaggtggatgtggacctgttgagaaggtcaaagaagaAGGTCTATTTGTGGAACCTCGCTggttcatttcaaggtggatgtggacctgttgagaaggtcaaagaagaAGGTCTAGTTGTGGAACCTCGCTggttcatttcaaggtggatgtggacctgttgagaaggtcaaagaagaAGGTCTAGTTGTGGAACCTCGCTGGTTCATTTAAGGGTGGATGTGgacctgttgagaaggtcaaagGAGAAGGTTTAGTTGTGGAACCTCCCTggttcatttcaaggtggatgtggacctgttgagaaggtcaaagaagaAGGTTTAGTTGTGGAACCTCCCTggttcatttcaaggtggatgtggacctgttgagaaggtcaaagaagaAGGTTTAGTTGTGGAACCTCGCTggttcatttcaaggtggatgtgaacctgttgagaaggtcaaagaagaaggtttagttgtggaacctcactggttcatttcaaggtggatgtggacctgttgagaaggtcaaagaagaAGGTTTAGTTGTGGAACCTCGCTggttcatttcaaggtggatgtggacctgttgagaaggtcaaagaagaAGGTCTAGTTGTGGAACCTCGCTGGTTCATTTAAAGGTGGATGTGgacctgttgagaaggtcaaagaagaAGGTCTATTTGTGGAACCTCGCTggttcatttcaaggtggatgtggacctgttgagaaggtcaaagaagaAGGTTTAGTTGTGGAACCTCGCTggttcatttcaaggtggatgTGGACCTGTTGAGTAATTTTGGCTCTAGAAGAACATGTGGTCAATGTTCCAGGTTGACCGAGGCCTTAAGGGAAGCGTTTGGACGACTCCTTTTCCTCTCGCCACCGCGGTGCAGGTAACCAGCAGCAGGCCGGCACGCCAAGTTCTGCCAAGATGGGCTTCTGCTCCAGCAGCAAGGCGAGCGTCCCGCCGGGAACCGCTCCGGCAGAAAGCACTTTTCGCCCAGGATGTGTTTACGGAACCTGCTGCCCAGATCCACAGCCACGGAGCTGCAGGCTACCTGACAGCATCGCAGCAAATGAGACGCAGCTGCGGGAGAAACGCCAGCTCATTTGGCACGTGTGTGTAACGCGTGTCTCGTAAAATGTGCACGGCGTGGCGTGTTCCAGAACTTCGGCGGAGGAGATTccacggtggggggggggggcaccttcGCATACCAATTCTCTCTCCGGGTGTCGTGACCCGGTTGTGTTTTGCTGTcgctgaaaaacaaagaaagaaacaaaaaaaaaaaaaaacatgcaaagttgtgattagacaaaagcatcagcaaaggAGGACAAAGACAAGAACattgtatatatattcatatatatgtatatagatctaattatgttttgtgtgttttgaacaAACAGGAGCTGCGACTTTGGGCTCATCCTGGTGTTTGGGTTTTGACCCTGAgtgtttttccactgaaataGTGATGTAGAAATTCTTTGTTTTGCCGAAGGAAACATACAAACACTTTCAAGGGTTTCGGAGAAAACCACTTTATTGTTCCTGTCGATCACTCCCAAGTCCTGCTGTGGCAGCGACGGCGGCCTTTGTGGGCGAGTGGCACTGTACCGCCCCCTGCTGTCGTGGCCAGAGCTGCAGTAATTCACGAAGtaattgaaaaaagtaattgatAAAGTAATTTATCATTAAGACATTTAGGGTAACATCTGATACTGGACTTTGACTCATCGCACATGAGTGAAACTGCACATGTGGCATAAGGAGGAACTTCTCTTTTCCCACCTTGTCATGATGGGTTTTATCGTCCCAGCGAAGGGCCGTGAAAGGAATTGTAAAGGTAAACTGCTTTCTAGAGCCAAAACTTGACTAGAATAAGAAGATCCACCCTGGAAGGATGGGGCGAGGTGAGCGGTCCGAATCATGCCATTAGAACAGCGTATGTGACCTGAGAAGTGCTACATGTGAAGGGAAAAGGGAGTGTGTGACACCGACATGTCGTGCGTCATTTCTCAATTTTGTCAGTTAATGTTTATTTGAAATCAATCGCGCAAAAGCACAAAGTTGGGGATTAACGTCACGTTTAGCGGCCGCTCCAGGTCAGAGTTCTGCGCTGAAAGTACGCTAAAGTGCAGCGCGGCGCCGTGGCCACTAGAGGGCGACACCGTTATATAAAATACAAGTTTTCAGAcacttaaatatatatactgtatatctatttatatgcattaaatacaaaatacaagtCCTGCCCGTTACCCGACCAAACATGTCCAATGAGGTGTACAGGTGTCTACCGGAAATGATAAAAGCCTCGTGGGGGGGCACTGGGGGGTACTGGCCAAGTAAAGCTTGATTTCAAGTTCCTGTTTCCTACCACTGCGACCCCAGCAAAGAGCGAGTCCTCTAGGGGAGAGGAGCGAAACCCACAACCATCAGGTAGGGTTTAGAAAGCAAGGGAGGGGTGTGGGGGACCCTTACCGCAGCTCGGCTGTGTGCTCCGTGATCAGCCCCCCCGCTCGACACCCCCCCTCCACTGCCCCTGCTGCTAATGGCACCGATTATTCATGTTTAAACAGTCCATGTGCCCTCTGTCAGGTGCCCCTTGTTACGACGTCGTGGCCGGATGCGATCAGTGCGCTGCGGTGGTCCAGTGGTCGGGTGGGCCGGTGGTCCGAAGGGCGCTGCACAGCCCAAGCCTGTAGAGGGCGCCGCTCTGGGCGTCTGCATCCCAGTCAGATATACCAAAACACAAATGGACTGCATTTACCCATGTTCACTGCTGACTAACTGGACGCATTCTGTGTCACACCTGTACATGACATGACAATTGGAGGGGGGCACATGAACCCAGAGCCCCCACCTCCCTGACTGCAGACATCTTTGCGCGTCTGATTTAGAGGTCAAGCGTGACCCTCCACTCTCAGCAGGCCTGTGGGAAAGCAGGGtagggggaaggggggagacGGGGGTCGCCCTGATGCATTCAGACAActagcccccccccacccccgtgccCACTGAAGCCCAACAGGAGGGCACTGGAAAAGCAGGCCTGCTCCTCTCCCAGGGGATGCGAGTCAAATGGTGGGAGGCGCAGCGAGGCCCACGACCTACTTGTGAAGTGCGGCTCGTCGGAGTGTGCGGCGCTCATGGCAACGCGCCGCTTTTGACCgcgctgggggggtgggggcagggggtgctGCTGGGAGGCGCATGGTGCTAAAAAGGCCTGGGACGAGCACAGCTGGACGTGCGTGCGTTCTGTTCGGTGGCAGTGGGAGGGGGGTCCTGCCCTTGCTCAGCTTTGGCCTGTTTCTTGAGAAATTTCAGAGGCAGCATCGGAATGcatctccccccaccccactccctgCCCCCGATCCGCTCCAGATCCCCCCCCAGATCCCCCCAGCTGGATGCGATGAAATGTGTTGGTTTGCAGTTTCATGCCCGCAAAAGCAACATCCTCGCCCAGAACTTCCCGGGGTGGAGCCAGGAGGAGGGCTGAGCGCGACCCCTAATGCGACTGCGGCGCTCGGACCCTCACGGCCCGGCCGACAGCAACCGCAGTCAAGAGAACCGGTGACAAAACACCTGGACGCAGTGATGCGGCGACTACAACAGGTATATAAAGGAGAGACTTTTTTCATCTGCTTCAGCTGCCTAATGATGTTGTTGTGCCGGAAATGGGGCCCTTGAAGAGCATCGGGGACAGATGGCAGCTTCGCCGTTTAAAGGGCAGGTATTTCCACCCCGGTGTGATTCGGTATTCATCTGAGGTGTGTGGAAAGGCAGACGCATCCATCCTTTCCTCTCCCCTGCTGTCTAACACGTACGTgctctctcccctctctcctcacgcgcgcacacacacacacacagaaatcctctgtttttctctctttctctctcacacacattcccTCCGTTTCTGAGACGCACGCAATTGctgtctctcactctcacacacacactcgcatactctctctctgtcccataTATAACCTGTTTCATTCTGCCTTTTTCTCTCAAGcgcaaattcacacacacacacacacacacacacacacacaccgtgtctCTGACACGCACATGCCACGCGCACCCTTAAACTCATCACCGGTACACATTCATAGAAAAGCAGTTCCACCTGTTCAGAACCAGGTGTCATTACACACTCGAGAGACAGAGGGCCCCGCCGATCGGACGCCATGCCCCCGGCAGCCCAGCAGCGAGCAACCGTCAGCAGAACCGACAGCGGCTGTCAGCGCTAATGGCGCACCGGCGCGTTCATTTTTCAGCCCATACGGCAGCATTTGCGAGTATGAGGCCAAAAACGATGATTCTCAATGCGCTAACCTTTCGGTAGTGACACGCCCGTTTGTCTCGAGTGCCGACCGCCGCCTCGCCACTTCTTTTTCTGCGCCACACCGAAGGGGCGAGACCGGCAGCGAGCAGCTGTGGCCTGGCTGGTGTCAGCTCTCGGTTGGGGGGGCGGGCGAGAGTCGCTCAGGGCCCCTTTGGGGCGCTCATTTCACCGCAGGAATGGACAAGGAATTTGGCTGGAGAGGGGCAGAAGAGCGGAGACGCCAATATAGGCCCTGGCGGGACGTGGGGGAGTTTGATATGGATACAGGCCGACAGGGGGTGTCTCGTGGCGTCTGCGCGCCATAACATTCGACATCCTTTGCTCTTGCGCCATCTGTTTTTTGAAGGCCTCAAAAAAGCACCTTTTCTTAAATGTGGGCCACGGGCGCCAACTCGTCCCCAGTCTGACGACACCAGCCATCGGCGAATAATGAAAAGCAGCCCGGTGTCGTCAGGCTGGGGACGATTGggaggcggggggtgggggtatgCATGAGCAAAAAAATCACGGTGCTTCCATTGCGCTAATTGAGCATTGAGGCAGCTTCAGGACCGAGGCAATTTGGTATGCCATTGCCTTACCATAAAAATGACCCAATTAATTTGATTAAGAACTTTAATTCAGAGGCAGCTGAATACAAAAATAGGGCTtgaattaaaaatcattttgcagTTTCGGGCGAATATATGAGAGTTTCTCGCGTCTGCGCTCGCCTTTCATTTTTCCCCGGTAATTGATGGCTAATGAAGGAGGCGATTAACTTCACCGCTGGCACAAGAGATTACAGGACAGAACGGGGGGCTCACAGAAAAGGCCTTTTTGTCAGTCCTGTAAGGAGAAAGAGGGGCTCCATCGTGGCTTTAATTCAAGAAGTTTGTCTTGTGGAGTCATTTTATAGTGAATTCccctcacaaacacaaaaaaaaccaaaagctGAAAACAAGTGTATTAATGTGCGACGGTCTGTCAAtacatgttttcagtgtttcttttttatatcaAGGAAAAAATACCAATTTTTTCAGGCATCGCATCCCCAAATGTTACATGATAGGCAAAATCTCCAGTCATCACTTATTGAAGACATTACTATTGGGGGGGTCACCAAGCTACTATGTCATGAGGGGCACTTTTCCATACACACAACTTCTGCTTGTTCACTTCTTTGCCTAAATATATAATGGCACTGAATCTCAATCtgtttattatgtattattaggTCACATGAGGTCGTGTACTTATCTCCTGTTAGCGCTTCGAGGACTGGATGTGTTAGTTCGTGTCCACATGTGTAATTGTAGAAGGTTTACTGTTTTTCTCAACATCATCAGTGAGTATTAAAACATTCACACTGCATGTTTTGGGTCTAATAAGGTGTAAAATAGTATTTATGCTTTATACATCTTGTGCATGGAGGAAAACCAAAAAGACATGTAGAAAGCTGACATAACACGGACAAGGAAAGGAGCGGAGGGGGAAGGGCCACTAAAGACAAAGTATAAATAGCAACCGCGtagacttttcattttatttttagatacACACACTAACAGCACTTTTCAGTTCtgctccctcctccttccctagtggaccctctccctctctctctctctctctctcatacacacacacacacacacacacacgcacgcccACCGGCGTGGCGCTCGAGTCACGTGCCTCCGGGAGCTGAGTCTCGAGCGGAGCGCAGAGCTCAGAGATGGAGAGAAGCGCGCGGCGGAGCCGGAGACACGGCAGCGAGCCCGCGCGGACACAGATGGTCGCGTTTCGTCTCCCCGCGGATTAAAATGACCCCCTTTCTGGCAGCGGAACTTTCCGGAGCTCCGAGACACGCGGCTCGGCGCGCGCCCGGCAACGTCGCCCGCGACAAAGGGCGCAGCGCTCGGGGCTGATACTTTGTATCGCTCGTCTCTTTGTTCCGCCACAACTCGCGATGAGGCTGAGCGGCGCGTGAGTCGCCCCCGTGACGAGGAGTCCCGCGCGGCAGGAGCGAGTGCGAACCGACTCCGACGGGCGGGCGCGCGGGTCACCATGAGGGCGCTGCCGGCCGCTTTCCTCGCGCTGCTCCTGCTGTGCACGTGCGCCTGCGTGCTGCTGGTGTGGAGCGGGCTGGACGGCGCGGCGGACATGGGAGTGGACGGCAGGGCGGTGGAGCCCGGGTCCCGCGCGGACCTGTCGCCGAAAACTTTCCGCGCGCTGCTGGCCGTGGCCGGGCTCCAGAGAGAGCGGGGCGGCGGGACCCCCCacgtggagtcggagtcggagcCGGACCTGGACCTCGCGCTGCGGGACGAGCTGCTGTGGCCCGAGCGCCTGGACGCGCTCCTCCCGGAGGCGTTCGGCGAAGCGCACGCCCGCGCCTGGGCTCTGAAAGCCCGCCGGAGCGCAGTGGTCTCTCTGGAGCCCGGCTGCGGGAGGGCGTCCAACCGGCTCGCCACGTTCGCGGACGGCACGCGGGCGTGCGTGCGCTACGGCATCACGGAGGAGCAGGTGCAGGGCGAGACGCTCTCCTTCTACCTGGCCGCGTTGCTGGGCATCCGGAACCTGCCGCCGCTCGCGCTGTCGCAGCTGGACCCCGAGAGCGAGCGCTGGGCGGCCGTGAGGGGCGCCGTGCACCAGCTCGGCTGGTCCTGGGGGGCCGTGGTCTCCCTCACCGAGTGGGTGGCCAACCTGACCGGCGTGGTCACCCCGGCGCCCCTCCGGCAGCACGGCGCGGGGCTGCGACCGTTGCGCGAGGAGCTGCGCAACCGCAGCGTGCATGAGGTGCTGGAGCTCGTGCAGTGGTCCGACCTGGTCCTGTTCGACTACCTGACGGCCAACTTCGACCGCCTCGTGAGCGGCCTCTTCAGCCTGCAGTGGGACGCGCGCGTCATGGAGCGGGACGCGAGCAACCTGCAGAGGACGCCGCGCGGCGCGCTCCTGCTGCTCGACAACGAGGCCGGCCTCGTGCACGGCTACCGCGTGCTGCCCATGTGGGAGGGCTACCACGGCGCCCTGCTGCGCTCGGTGTGCCTCTTCAGGGAGAGCACGGCGCGGCGCGTGGCCGAGTTGCAGCGCGCGCGCGACGCCGGCGCCCGCCTTCGCGAGCTGTACGTGGAGGGCGAGCCGCTGGCCCGCGCGCTGGGCTTCCTCTCCGACGAGCACGAGCGCGTCCTGCAGGACAGGGTGGACCGCGTCCACAGACACATCGTGCACTGCAAGGAGCGCCACGGACGCGCGTGATCGCCCGCGGCAGTGCCGTGCGTGACCCGGCTGACTCCTCCCCGTGGGTGATCCGCTCTCCTACCTCTCGCGGGCCAACATTCCGTTCGTGGTCACGGCCCGAGACGCGCTTTTGCCCCACGCAGAAAAATACCCACCACACTTTTAATTGAAGCCTTAAAAGTCGCAATTATTTCATAAAGGAATTAATGTGTCGGGAGCGCGCAGACGCGCGGCAGGACTGCGTGGCACGAGGACAAAGGAACACTTAAGGAGTCAACAGGAGCCTTATTGTGTCGCACGCGTGGGTGGGAGCCGCGGGACCCCTCCGCTCGGTGGGATTCCATCTGTGGGGAAGAGACACGCAGCAGATCATGGTTGTGTTCAGAGCCTTAATGAAGTCTGATCCCTCACTTaggaggggtgtgtgtgcgtatcGTGTCACGGAAGAACCAAGTGCTTCTTTTTTAAAGTCGGACTTTATCCAGGATGACCCTGTTTCGTTGGGAGGACTTGACTTTGCGCTGTAATGTCATGTGGGAcctcagtggtgtcagtgtGTTGTGCCCTGGACTCCATGGGTCATGTGGTGTGCAGAAAAagcctcagtgtgtgtgtgtgtgtgtgtgtgtgtgtgtgctctccacTGCAGTCTGCTAACCTGCTTCACTCGGCTCCTTTGGTCCAGCTTGGAACCATAACTCTGAGCTGAGCTTCTTAAACCTCGATCCTCTGGGGTCCAGATCCGCTGTGTGAGGGAGGAAATAACCGGGTTTTACAGTTTGTTGTCTCTGGTTAGACATGTTTTTGAAAAGGAGCAAAGTGACACTGCCTGTGGGAGTGTGTTTAGGGTTAGAAGCTCTTGACCACcctgctgttttctctctgcGGGTGTTGAACACACCACACGCATGCGCACGGTTACCCCCCCGAGGACGGTTTGCTTTCCTGGCCCCTCCGCACCGCAGCAGGTGGGGGGTCGGTTCCTGTTCTCGGGCTCCAGGTGCGCCGCTTTACCTGTGAGGTGGTGGAAGGTGAACACACACTAAGCTCATGTGGTGCTCCAGGTGTGACCTGGTCCCTCACTGGCAGGTAACTGCAGCCCCCCAGGACTGGAGCTTCCCATCAGTGTTAGTTGGATGCATATCAGTGATGATCTTTGCTGTGTTTTAGTAGTGGGTGTGCGTGTTGAGGAAACACTCCTTACTCCACTAGGGGGCTGTGACAATGATGGGTGTTTGGGGTTAAGTCCCAGTAGACAAACTCATCTCCATGTTCCTTTacctcttttctttcttatgaTTTACAGACAAGCATTTTGTTACATGTGAAGCTTTACTTGTCCACCCCGAGAGGGCAGGGGGTGGTTAAACAGCTTTCGGTTATGAAATAGGCGATAGCGCGAGGGTCCCGATGCGATGGGGCACATGTGCGATCGACACCAGTGCTGTGTGGAGAAACGCAAACACGTTCAGATGGTTTTCTCGAGGGCGGGAGGCCTGTGTTCGTGAGGGGTGGGGTTCATCGAGTCCGCTCGCACACAAACACCCCCCAGTGGTGTGATGTGCTTTAGATGTTCAGAATGGGGGCCTccatcctcccccccccacttgtgGCTTTTTAGAGACCCCCTGGTTCTTTTCAAAGGCTTGCTGTCAGGCTTCGTTACGTTGGCGGTTGCCATCAAAGGCAAAGTTTGCCCATGcgtttcctcttcctgttcctgGCCATCGGGGGGTGTGTCCCCAGCTGGTTGGCCATCTTCTTAGGCCTTGCTACCCCGAAGCTCTCatttaaaccacacacacacttgctgaactgcttgtcccaagtcgggttgcggcaagctggagcctaacccagcaacacagggtgtaaggctggaggggaggggacacacccaggataggatgccagtccatcataaggcaccccaagcaggactcaaaccccagacccaccagagagcaggacccagccaaacccgctgcgccaccacgctccctTCATTTAAACCAACAAGACTCCTGGTCCACATCTGCCTTGCCCTGATTGGCAGGTCAGAGTGAGGCCAGGGGGCGGGACCTCAGCCTGTGGGTGTCGGCCGGATTCCCGTTCCCCACGCACATCTCCAAGCAGCTGTTCACCCGCTCAGAAATACCTTGTCATTTATGCAGCTTACTGCAGGCATTTTTATTATCGCTTGTCATGGgttgcggggggtgggggtgcaagTCGCCAGGCTGCCGTTTGCGCTCGTcttcctcccgcagtccgaTCACTTCCAAGCTCGAGGTGGAGAGAAACACAGATCGCTTTATTTCCATCTTGATTAACAAAGGCCGAATTTGccctgtgtggaaaaaaaagcacgtGCAGAACTCGTGGTAAAAGAAGTAAACGGGATGGTAAAAGTGGTAAAAGTAAACGGGAAACGGCTGGGTTCCACTTTCGGGAGCGGCTCACCGGAAACGGCACAGCGGCCGAATTTTTTCGCGTCGTTCTCTTCCGCCGCCTGACTGGTCCCATTGTGTGGCGCACATTCCAGggggcagaaacacacaaaacacgcTGTGACAGAACACAGCCAgtgtggagggtgggggggggtgatgacCCCCAAGAGCTCATGGGAAATATTCACCCGTAGCCGAAGCGAAATTATGATCGCCAGCtttccgcgtgtgtgtgtgtgtgtgtgggtgggtgggtgaacTGGGGAGGATTTACTAGATTTGTATGAAAACAATTCTGCTGTTAGAAGATGTaaagttttattattactattattatatgaGGTGTCTGCACTCTGCTGtcactgtacatactgtatgataAACGTCATTAACAGTTATTGTTCATGACTGTCCACTAAGAGGAACTTGACACAGGCactttatgttgtgttttttaataaatgcagttccctgtgtttttacaaaatgtaccTATTGGAAGATGTCAATAAAGATACGTGTTAAAACCGCGAATTCCGTGCCGTTTGTCGTTGGAGCCGGAGCCAAAATCTCGCCTGACATTTTCCATCTGTTGgcgtgtttttttctttctttcagagtATCGATCCCGCGATGATGTACTGTGGCGCTGCGCTGTGTCTCCTCGATCTTATCGAGCTCCAAAGGAGAAATGAAAAGGCTTTGTTTTCTCGCACATGTGACTTATAGCGAAATGCCGGAGAGGCGACACCGGCGGGCCTTGAAATAACACCCAGATGGAGTTTGGTGTCGATAGGTAAATGGCTTTATTATTGTCCTTTGGAAGCATAATTGCGTTCTCTCCCTGTCGTTCTTCAAAAAATTCGGGAATTGCTTTGGGAGGGTGTTAAATTGGAGCGACCGAAAACAGCGGTCGCCGTCTGAaaggggtgtaaatcatggtgTCGGAGGCCCTGCTCTGGCTCTCGCTTGCTGCCCGGCCTTCTGCTCGCCGCTTATTGCTCGCTGTGGCATTCTGGGTAAAAGGAGCTCCTCGTGACCTCGGGTCCCGCTTCCTTCGGCACCGGTGTCGCTGCGAACGTTTAAGCGCTTCGGAATGaatgtgacgcttttctccaaggtgacatttGTGCacagagctacttacactgatttaccagcGGGGTCATTCGGTGCAGGGCGAGtcccttgattaagggtactagagcaggagggggaatTCGAACCTGGCTCATTTAGTGCagcacagcagctctaaccacttcgccccctgctgcccatagCAGAACACAGAGCTGAGTAGTTCATGGGTGTGAATTCAGGTTAAGGATGTAActgagggtacaacagcaggtgccCTTTTGGTCCTCAGCTACTGTGTAATGTCCCTCCGTTCCCCCCCAGCTCACGTTCTCCAGCCCTGGCGAGAGCAGCAACCCCTCCGCACCCCTTGCCACCCCGGCACCTACCCGCGAGCCCCTTCTCGAACCCCTGCAAGCAGACCAACGGAGCCACCCGAGGAGCAGAGAGTTGAATCCATCGGCGCAGAGGTCTCTCCGTGTTCTTACAGAGAAGCGTTGGAATCCATCATGAATGTGGtttcactgtttgtgtgtgtgattttactgCGTAAAGTATGcaatttgaaatgcaaattgTTCCCATTCTGCTGCTATTATTCATCAAGTGCCTCTCTAATgggatttgtttgtttattttatttatttatgacatATGACGCCGGAAAGTAATAACAGGTCCCATCTGGCGCCGGAGCTGCGGTTGTTCTTCCGCGGTTCTGAGCCTAAATGTCCAAATGTGTCCAGACATGCAGAAAATTCATCTTCTCTTTATAAAGGCAGAACCGAGTTGGACTTTGAGCGTCGGACGCTCGATAGGTAGATTTTAGCTGGAATTTGGATGAGACGGTGGATGGGACGCGACCCCCGAAACGCTTTTGAACTCAGCCTCATCACTGCTCCCCAACAGCCGTTGCGGCACCCCCCCGATGGCCCGGCGCTCCCCCTTCTCTACGACGCTGCTGGGTCGACGAAGGACCCGTCCTCCCGGCAGGGCGGAGGAACACGCTGCCGTCCAGGTGTTGTTCTGACACGGGGACGGGCGAATTCCCCGGGAGGCGCCGATCAGCGTGGCGCCGGCAAACGAGCCCGGGCGTGCAagtgggtgggggagggcagGTATCTTAATAATTGCGGCGCAGCTGTCGGTGGCTCTCGACGAGCGCCGGATCGCCGCGATGACTCACTTCAAATCATAGGTTTGACAAAGGCCTCCTTCTGCGCTCGCTAATTACAGCCAATGAGGCCCTGGTTCCACGTGGCGTGGTAACGGCCGTGCGGTACCCTTTCAttaccacaccccccccccccccggattCACCACACAATGGGGACAgtaaacacagggtgtggggctgagCTATGTCCAGCACTGCAACGAAGGCTGCCGGTTTTGGGAGGTTTTTCagaaaggtggggggggtggcaggAACGGCGC
Above is a genomic segment from Scleropages formosus chromosome 5, fSclFor1.1, whole genome shotgun sequence containing:
- the LOC114910586 gene encoding four-jointed box protein 1-like yields the protein MRALPAAFLALLLLCTCACVLLVWSGLDGAADMGVDGRAVEPGSRADLSPKTFRALLAVAGLQRERGGGTPHVESESEPDLDLALRDELLWPERLDALLPEAFGEAHARAWALKARRSAVVSLEPGCGRASNRLATFADGTRACVRYGITEEQVQGETLSFYLAALLGIRNLPPLALSQLDPESERWAAVRGAVHQLGWSWGAVVSLTEWVANLTGVVTPAPLRQHGAGLRPLREELRNRSVHEVLELVQWSDLVLFDYLTANFDRLVSGLFSLQWDARVMERDASNLQRTPRGALLLLDNEAGLVHGYRVLPMWEGYHGALLRSVCLFRESTARRVAELQRARDAGARLRELYVEGEPLARALGFLSDEHERVLQDRVDRVHRHIVHCKERHGRA